One Lacunisphaera limnophila DNA window includes the following coding sequences:
- a CDS encoding phosphoribosylanthranilate isomerase, with amino-acid sequence MKADWLPLADTLLLDTFHADKFGGTGETGDWAKFKRHRDAHPKKTWILSGGLKPDNVAAAVTATGAKYLDVNSGVEQSPGVKDPAKLKALVLALHQATKQGNPAYG; translated from the coding sequence GTGAAAGCCGACTGGCTGCCGCTGGCCGACACCCTGCTGCTCGACACCTTCCATGCCGACAAGTTCGGCGGCACGGGCGAGACGGGCGACTGGGCCAAGTTCAAGCGTCACCGCGACGCGCACCCCAAGAAGACGTGGATCCTTTCCGGCGGACTGAAACCCGACAACGTCGCCGCGGCCGTCACGGCCACGGGGGCGAAGTACCTCGACGTGAACAGCGGCGTGGAGCAGTCCCCGGGGGTGAAGGATCCCGCGAAGCTCAAGGCCCTCGTACTCGCGTTGCATCAGGCCACGAAGCAGGGCAATCCGGCTTACGGTTGA
- the ffh gene encoding signal recognition particle protein, giving the protein MFESLTEKLTGALRSLRGTGALTEANMADALKEVRAALLSADVHFTVARDFIARVQAACVGQAVLKSVSPGQQVVKIINDELVKLLGEGTTELAAKRPLKVLMVGLHGSGKTTSTAKLGKLLKKKGARPFVVGCDIYRPAAIDQLEILAKQEELGFYSDRVTKDVPALGTTGLATALAQNADVILFDTAGRLQIDTDLIEEVKKLKAAVTPDEIILVADGALGQEAVNVAKAFHDALGLTGLILTKLDGDTRGGAALSIKSVTGVPIKFIGVGEKTADFEPFYPERLASRILGMGDVVSLVERAQENIDQAEAEKMAEKLRKADFNLEDFLAQMQQVKKMGSMQSIMGMMPGMSGVQLPGDAEKQMKRTEAIIQSMTIQERRKPSLLNGNRRMRIANGAGVKVLEVNQLIKQFEQMQKLMKMMKGGNQQKMMRQMEQMKRRGGMPGF; this is encoded by the coding sequence ATGTTCGAATCCCTGACCGAAAAACTGACCGGCGCCCTGCGCTCCCTGCGCGGCACCGGCGCCCTGACCGAGGCCAACATGGCCGACGCCCTGAAGGAAGTCCGCGCCGCCCTGCTCTCGGCCGACGTTCATTTCACGGTCGCCCGCGATTTCATCGCCCGCGTCCAGGCCGCATGCGTCGGCCAGGCCGTCCTCAAGTCCGTCTCCCCCGGCCAGCAGGTGGTCAAGATCATCAACGACGAGCTCGTGAAGCTCCTCGGCGAGGGCACGACCGAACTCGCCGCCAAGCGCCCGCTCAAGGTCCTGATGGTCGGTCTCCACGGCTCAGGCAAGACCACCTCCACCGCCAAGCTCGGCAAGCTGCTCAAGAAGAAGGGCGCCCGCCCCTTCGTCGTCGGCTGCGACATTTACCGCCCCGCCGCCATCGACCAGCTCGAGATCCTCGCGAAGCAGGAGGAACTCGGCTTCTACTCCGATCGCGTGACCAAGGACGTCCCCGCCCTCGGCACCACGGGCCTTGCAACCGCGCTGGCGCAGAACGCCGATGTCATCCTTTTCGACACCGCCGGCCGCCTCCAGATCGACACCGACCTCATCGAGGAGGTGAAGAAGCTGAAGGCCGCCGTCACGCCCGATGAGATCATCCTCGTCGCCGACGGCGCGCTCGGCCAGGAGGCCGTCAACGTGGCTAAGGCGTTCCACGACGCGCTTGGCCTCACCGGCCTCATCCTCACCAAGCTCGACGGCGACACCCGCGGCGGTGCGGCGCTCTCGATCAAGTCCGTCACCGGCGTGCCCATCAAGTTCATCGGCGTCGGCGAGAAGACCGCCGACTTTGAGCCGTTCTATCCCGAGCGCCTCGCGTCGCGCATCCTCGGCATGGGCGACGTCGTCTCCCTCGTCGAGCGCGCCCAGGAAAACATCGACCAGGCCGAGGCCGAGAAGATGGCTGAGAAGCTCCGCAAGGCGGACTTCAACCTGGAGGACTTCCTCGCGCAAATGCAGCAGGTGAAGAAGATGGGCTCGATGCAGTCCATCATGGGCATGATGCCCGGCATGAGCGGCGTCCAGTTGCCCGGCGACGCCGAGAAGCAGATGAAACGCACCGAGGCCATCATCCAGTCGATGACGATCCAGGAGCGCCGCAAGCCCAGCCTGCTCAACGGCAACCGCCGCATGCGCATCGCCAATGGCGCCGGCGTGAAGGTCCTCGAGGTCAACCAGCTCATCAAGCAGTTCGAGCAGATGCAGAAGCTCATGAAGATGATGAAGGGCGGCAACCAGCAGAAGATGATGCGCCAGATGGAACAGATGAAACGCCGCGGCGGCATGCCCGGCTTCTGA
- a CDS encoding CPBP family glutamic-type intramembrane protease — MLLLRRLTAWLAILWAGLFDVTQSPARYLRRALLVDLSISMPIAIAVGLTFPSDTPDFRGMSPLFIAIMICVVSPLVETLMMVVLFAGLRLFLKGQVPLAIVSCLLWAGLHSLSAPAWGLGVFWPFLIFSICYLNWETRSRRHAIYMTAALHALHNLVPSVLLLVGTAIENQ; from the coding sequence GTGCTTTTGCTGCGACGCCTCACCGCCTGGCTGGCCATCCTTTGGGCCGGTTTGTTCGATGTCACCCAGTCTCCGGCCCGCTACCTGCGCCGGGCGCTGCTCGTGGATCTGTCGATCTCGATGCCCATCGCCATCGCGGTCGGGTTGACCTTCCCGTCCGATACACCCGATTTCCGCGGCATGTCACCCCTCTTTATAGCCATCATGATTTGCGTCGTATCACCTCTGGTGGAGACGCTCATGATGGTCGTGCTTTTTGCCGGACTGCGCCTCTTCCTGAAAGGACAGGTTCCACTCGCCATCGTGTCCTGCCTGTTGTGGGCCGGCTTGCATTCACTGTCGGCGCCGGCCTGGGGACTTGGGGTTTTCTGGCCGTTCCTGATCTTCTCCATCTGCTACCTGAACTGGGAGACCCGCTCGCGGCGCCACGCCATTTACATGACGGCGGCGCTGCACGCCCTGCACAACCTCGTTCCCTCCGTCCTGCTGCTCGTCGGCACCGCCATCGAAAACCAGTAA